A region from the Plutella xylostella chromosome 6, ilPluXylo3.1, whole genome shotgun sequence genome encodes:
- the LOC105383074 gene encoding carboxypeptidase inhibitor SmCI, producing MLFLQVIFLFGYLTEHTSMAYLYPEYPDRVGSITDIDPACLLPPERGMCKARMPRYYFDPKTLSCSSKFIYGGCHGNGNRFLTELQCKNKCFPARASITDIDPACILPPETGMCKARTPRYYFDSTTGSCSTFIYGGCGGNGNRFLTEEQCKNKCLNKSLARTSTPEYCQLSFDYGDCHFNGLVLSPRWYYDPDTASCKVAMYSGCGGNGNRFDTEEDCYDTCAEPKPTNKLPKPSLRETGVSAILGSEKLQGILENIFRTKTPKNLMIVFDL from the exons atgctATTTTTGCAAGTAATTTTTCTGTTTGGTTATTTAACCGAGCATACGTCAATGGCTTATCTTTATCCTGAATATCCTGATCGAGTTGGTA GTATTACAGACATAGACCCAGCCTGTCTTTTGCCACCTGAGCGCGGTATGTGCAAGGCCCGCATGCCTCGGTACTACTTTGATCCAAAAACTTTAAGTTGCTCGTCAAAATTCATCTATGGCGGTTGTCATGGAAATGGAAACCGATTTTTAACTGAACTACAatgcaaaaataaatgtttcccAGCAAGAGCAA GTATTACAGACATAGACCCAGCCTGTATTTTGCCACCTGAGACCGGTATGTGCAAGGCCCGCACGCCTCGTTACTACTTTGATTCAACAACTGGAAGTTGCTCGACATTCATCTATGGCGGATGTGGCGGAAATGGCAACCGATTTTTAACTGAAGAGCAatgcaaaaataaatgtttaaataaatctttagCAAGAACAA GTACGCCTGAATATTGCCAGCTGTCCTTTGACTACGGAGATTGCCATTTCAATGGTTTGGTACTATCGCCGCGATGGTACTATGACCCGGACACAGCCTCGTGCAAGGTGGCCATGTACTCGGGCTGTGGCGGCAACGGAAACCGTTTCGACACTGAGGAAGAC TGCTATGATACGTGCGCTGAACCAAAACCAACTAATAAATTGCCCAAGCCGAGCCTTCGTGAAACTGGAGTTTCAGCTATTTTAGGAAGCGAGAAGTTACAAGGCATACTAGAAAACATATTCAGGAccaaaacaccaaaaaacttgATGATAGTTTTTGATCTATAG
- the LOC119691360 gene encoding uncharacterized protein LOC119691360, which produces MSDSECESVVGAHVEAAVAAAKKKQTSKRKSSAASTSSSSAPRAQKKKLHTIDIFGLCNDEDEVLAQNKTLPSFVVNRVANGNQRRVANTSGDFYVEVKVYARRDAEDAPKDTRWTKALLRLNTYVEDGSPQWKLLHRFVKEASNLFSDSTPSFYNPDTIKFKEA; this is translated from the exons at GTCTGACTCCGAGTGCGAATCCGTTGTCGGCGCGCACGTCGAGGCTGCAGTTGCTGCTGCAAAGAAGAAACAGACGAGCAAAAGGAAGTCCAGCGCCGCATCGACCAGTTCAAGCAGCGCACCaag aGCGCAGAAGAAGAAACTGCACACGATTGATATTTTCGGGTTGTGCAACGACGAGGACGAAGTGTTGGCGCAGAACAAGACGCTGCCATCCTTCGTCGTAAACCGCGTGGCGAACGGGAACCAGCGACGTGTAGCAAACACGTCGGGCGACTTTTACGTGGAGGTGAAAGTTTACGCGCGGCGTGACGCTGAGGACGCGCCGAAGGACACCCGCTGGACCAAGGCCTTGCTGCGGCTCAACACCTACGTGGAAGACGGGTCGCCGCAGTGGAAGTTGCTGCATCGATTTGTGAAGGAGGCGAGCAACCTCTTCAGCGACAGCACGCCGTCGTTTTATAACCCGgatacaattaaatttaaagaagCATAA
- the LOC125488607 gene encoding uncharacterized protein LOC125488607: protein MYDDGERGDSRKTTTRTTRTGAAAAATAGCSANMMNYAEELVPKFSGQDRMYVASRWVEDVEDNAEIFGWSALQQLVVARRSLTGTAALWLRAEKPFKTWDALKSAILKEFPGTVDGKAIHEIMSARKKQQGESCIDYLLVMKELAKRGELADSVAIQYIIDGIVDAENNKIMLYGATTYSELKDKLRIYETVKEKMKTPQVQHRRWQPRPREAEKSDRRKCYSCGETSHISPECPHKNRGMKCFKCNSFGHISSECQQQPKHDEVRSGSGVRKSTTMAAGATNDVNFRPTMRSERSSQQQPTTSRQTLCTVDSLNECECVNENDERCQCQRQQQTIMSMQNADAMINKTNKDETKDKEDIKRHMTMVEIRGKEVKALIDSGSDVNVISMDVYQQIGSPECFDDNKIYTGLGSQVKSVGQCLLSVMVNGQEYKDVSFVIMDTKDVPHSMILGNPFLKNVTCVLNDGKVMLLPINEDWWANLLCVISDETIPANIGYQVDKELKQRVEKLVKSYEPRKTKEANVELHLILKDRIPVAQRPRRLAFKEKQEVEKQVKQWLDDGIVQLGVKPRQ, encoded by the exons ATGTACGACGACGGAGAACGTGGGGACTCAAGGAAAACGACGACGAGGACGACGAGGACGGGGGCGGCAGCAGCGGCAACGGCGGGGTGTTCAGCAAACATGATGAACTACGCGGAGGAGCTGGTGCCGAAATTCAGCGGGCAGGACAGAATGTACGTGGCCTCGCGATGGGTGGAAGACGTAGAAGATAACGCTGAGATCTTCGGATGGTCTGCGTTACAACAGCTGGTGGTGGCCCGTAGATCACTGACGGGGACGGCGGCGCTATGGCTTCGGGCTGAAAAGCCATTCAAAACATGGGACGCGCTGAAGTCGGCGATACTAAAGGAGTTCCCAGGTACGGTGGATGGGAAGGCCATTCATGAAATCATGAGTGCTAGAAAGAAGCAGCAAGGTGAGAGCTGTATAGACTACCTCCTAGTGATGAAGGAGCTAGCAAAAAGAGGAGAACTAGCTGACAGTGTGGCCATACAATACATTATCGACGGCATAGTGGACGCggagaataataaaattatgctcTACGGCGCTACAACCTACAGTGAGTTGAAAGATAAGTTGAGAATATATGAAACTGTGAAAGAGAAGATGAAGACGCCGCAAGTGCAGCACAGAAGATGGCAACCTAGACCTAGAGAAGCTGAAAAGAGTGACAGGAGAAAATGCTACAGTTGTGGAGAAACCAGTCATATTTCCCCTGAGTGTCCACATAAAAACAGAGGGATGAAGTGCTTTAAATGCAACTCATTTGGTCATATCTCATCAGAATGTCAACAACAACCAAAACACGATGAAGTTCGCAGCGGTAGTGGGGTTCGCAAATCAACAACAATGGCGGCGGGTGCAACCAACGATGTAAATTTTCGTCCAACGATGCGTTCGGAAAGAAGTTCCCAACAACAGCCGACGACATCACGTCAAACGTTGTGCACCGTTGACTCACTCAATGAATGTGAATGTGTGAACGAGAACGATGAAAGATGTCAATGTCAACGTCAACAACAAACAATCATGTCGATGCAGAACGCCGATGCTATGATAAATAAGACGAATAAAGACGAAACCAAGGATAAAGAGGATATTAAAAGGCACATGACAATGGTGGAAATACGCGGAAAAGAAGTGAAGGCTCTGATTGATTCCGGAAGCGACGTCAACGTGATCTCTATGGACGTGTACCAACAGATCGGTTCACCAGAGTGTTTCGACGACAATAAGATATACACAGGACTTGGCTCGCAAGTGAAATCAGTCGGACAGTGCTTGTTAAGTGTGATGGTGAATGGACAAGAATATAAGGACGTTAGTTTTGTAATTATGGACACTAAGGACGTACCACACTCGATGATTTTAGGCAATCCTTTTCTAAAGAATGTAACGTGTGTTTTAAATGACGGTAAGGTGATGTTGTTGCCAATCAACGAGGATTGGTGGGCTAATTTACTTTGTGTTATTTCAGATGAGACAATACCGGCAAATATAGGGTATCAGGTGGACAAGGAGCTTAAACAAAGGGTGGAGAAGTTGGTGAAATCCTATGAACCAAGGAAGACTAAGGAGGCGAATGTGGAACTACATCTCATTCTGAAGGATCGGATACCAGTTGCTCAGCGACCGAGACGGTTAGCTTTTAAGGAGAAACAAGAAGTAGAAAAGCAAGTAAAACAGTGGTTAGATGATGGAATAGTACAG cTGGGAGTGAAGCCGAGGCAGTAG